The following proteins are encoded in a genomic region of Primulina huaijiensis isolate GDHJ02 chromosome 3, ASM1229523v2, whole genome shotgun sequence:
- the LOC140973805 gene encoding protein HOTHEAD-like isoform X1 yields the protein MVSRRLFCGVALAFRVLLLIASCSAEKAPYKSFARDATSAPPAEYYDYIIVGGGTAGCALAATLSSFANVLVLERGGLPYNNPNVTNISGFAFSLADTSPTSAAQQFISTDGVFNHRGRVLGGSSAINAGFFTRAGAEYVREVGWDPLMVNESYEWVERKVAFEPPVAAWQAAVRDGLLDAGILPYRGFTFEHLHGTKVGGSIFDENGYRHTAADLLEYADSTKIRVYLHATVHQVLFSTAPGQRPKANGVLFRDSKGLRHVAYLNYGPKNEIIISAGALGSPQLLMLSGIGPAHQLEAHGISLILDQHMMGQGMSDNPMNVVFVPSPRPVEISLVEVVGITELGSYVEAASGFFEVVWAYRIAQDFAKLANQSIDSLTLPTNYSSIFQELIQQPDPTQGRNIQAGVILEKVIGPFSTGYLELQTRNPEDNPRVTFNYFQDPRDLRRCVQGMEIIRRVVESRSFSAFRYPFASFQSLIDFMLSVPINLRRKHIASTYSMEQFCIDTVMTIWHYHGGCQVNRVVDRDYRVLGVDALRVIDGSTFYNSPGTNPQATVMMLGRYMGLKILTER from the exons aTGGTTTCAAGAAGATTGTTTTGCGGTGTGGCTTTGGCTTTTCGGGTTCTTTTGCTCATTGCTTCTTGTTCTGCAGAAAAAG CACCGTACAAATCTTTTGCAAGAGATGCTACATCGGCTCCGCCGGCAGAGTACTACGACTACATAATAGTCGGAGGCGGAACGGCCGGATGCGCGCTGGCCGCAACCCTTTCCTCCTTCGCGAATGTACTAGTCCTCGAAAGAGGCGGCTTGCCTTACAACAACCCCAACGTCACCAACATAAGCGGCTTCGCATTCTCCCTCGCGGACACCTCCCCCACCTCCGCCGCGCAGCAATTCATCTCCACCGACGGGGTTTTCAACCACCGCGGCCGTGTCCTTGGCGGCAGCTCCGCCATCAACGCAGGGTTCTTCACCAGGGCAGGCGCGGAGTACGTCCGGGAGGTGGGGTGGGACCCACTCATGGTGAACGAATCTTACGAGTGGGTTGAGAGGAAGGTGGCGTTCGAGCCACCGGTGGCGGCGTGGCAAGCCGCCGTGAGGGACGGCCTTCTCGACGCCGGGATCTTGCCCTACAGGGGATTCACGTTCGAGCATCTGCACGGGACGAAGGTGGGAGGGTCCATTTTCGACGAAAATGGATACAGGCATACGGCGGCGGATTTGCTGGAGTATGCTGATTCAACCAAGATTCGTGTGTATTTGCATGCAACTGTTCATCAAGTCTTGTTTAGCACTGCTCCAG GACAAAGACCAAAAGCCAACGGGGTTCTCTTTAGAGATTCAAAAGGTCTACGGCACGTGGCGTATTTGAACTATGGGCCCAAGAACGAGATCATTATTTCGGCTGGGGCACTGGGCAGCCCACAACTGTTGATGTTGAGTGGTATTGGTCCAGCCCATCAACTTGAAGCCCATGGAATAAGCTTGATACTAGACCAGCACATGATGGGCCAAGGGATGTCGGACAACCCAATGAATGTGGTATTTGTTCCTTCGCCCCGGCCCGTTGAAATATCTCTTGTTGAAGTAGTGGGAATTACTGAATTAGGCAGCTATGTTGAAGCTGCTAGTGGTTTCTTTGAGGTGGTTTGGGCGTATAGAATCGCTCAAGATTTTGCCAAGTTGGCAAACCAG TCTATAGATTCATTAACACTCCCAACCAACTACtcaagtatttttcaagaaCTAATCCAACAGCCTGACCCGACTCAGGGCAGAAACATACAAGCCGGAGTCATCTTAGAAAAGGTAATAGGACCATTCTCGACAGGCTATCTGGAGCTCCAAACCCGAAACCCAGAAGACAATCCACGGGTCACGTTTAACTACTTCCAAGACCCTAGAGACCTGCGAAGGTGTGTCCAAGGCATGGAGATCATAAGGCGGGTCGTCGAGTCTCGTTCATTCTCCGCATTTCGGTACCCCTTCGCTTCATTCCAATCCCTGATCGATTTCATGTTGTCGGTGCCGATAAATTTGAGGCGAAAACACATTGCATCGACATATTCGATGGAACAGTTTTGTATAGACACTGTGATGACTATATGGCATTATCATGGAGGGTGCCAAGTGAATCGGGTCGTCGATCGAGATTACCGAGTTCTTGGTGTCGATGCACTACGTGTGATCGACGGATCGACGTTTTATAATTCTCCGGGCACTAATCCTCAGGCTACTGTCATGATGCTTGGAAg GTACATGGGGCTGAAGATTTTGACCGAGAGAtga
- the LOC140973807 gene encoding urease accessory protein F-like, protein MEVEGQENDRYVEPSPSTGFAQLWSQWQLLDSVLPTGGFAHSFGLESAAQARLVVLPEDLETYVIHVLENTGSLLLPFIYAITISPDEKTWHKLDKFLNATLTNDVSRKASMSQGSALMRVAAAVFSEVPLLKILRSSALATGVIAFHHAPIFGLVCALLGFGPEIAQRAYMFVTMRDIISAATRLNLVGPLGAAVLQHRIAPVAEELSKKWMNRAVDDACQVCPLLDLVQGCHGYLFSRLFCS, encoded by the coding sequence ATGGAGGTTGAAGGTCAAGAAAACGATCGATACGTGGAGCCGTCTCCATCCACAGGTTTTGCTCAGTTATGGAGTCAATGGCAACTCTTAGATTCCGTACTCCCCACCGGTGGATTTGCTCATTCTTTCGGTCTCGAATCAGCTGCGCAAGCACGATTAGTCGTTCTTCCCGAAGACCTCGAAACTTATGTCATCCATGTACTTGAAAACACCGGAAGCCTACTTCTTCCTTTCATATATGCCATAACCATTTCACCAGACGAAAAAACATGGCATAAACTTGATAAATTCCTGAATGCCACCCTCACAAACGATGTTAGTCGTAAGGCATCAATGTCTCAAGGATCAGCCCTCATGAGAGTAGCTGCAGCAGTTTTCTCCGAAGTACCTTTGCTTAAAATATTAAGGAGTTCTGCTTTGGCAACTGGGGTCATTGCTTTCCACCACGCTCCCATTTTTGGACTCGTATGTGCGCTTCTTGGATTCGGGCCCGAGATTGCTCAAAGAGCATACATGTTTGTTACAATGCGAGACATTATATCTGCTGCCACGAGGCTGAATCTGGTCGGACCGCTGGGTGCTGCTGTGTTGCAGCATCGGATCGCTCCGGTAGCTGAAGAGTTGTCGAAAAAATGGATGAATCGGGCCGTCGACGATGCGTGTCAGGTATGTCCTTTGCTTGATCTTGTGCAGGGGTGCCATGGATACTTGTTCTCAAGACTCTTTTGTTCTTGA
- the LOC140973805 gene encoding protein HOTHEAD-like isoform X2, whose amino-acid sequence MVSRRLFCGVALAFRVLLLIASCSAEKAPYKSFARDATSAPPAEYYDYIIVGGGTAGCALAATLSSFANVLVLERGGLPYNNPNVTNISGFAFSLADTSPTSAAQQFISTDGVFNHRGRVLGGSSAINAGFFTRAGAEYVREVGWDPLMVNESYEWVERKVAFEPPVAAWQAAVRDGLLDAGILPYRGFTFEHLHGTKVGGSIFDENGYRHTAADLLEYADSTKIRVYLHATVHQVLFSTAPGQRPKANGVLFRDSKGLRHVAYLNYGPKNEIIISAGALGSPQLLMLSGIGPAHQLEAHGISLILDQHMMGQGMSDNPMNVVFVPSPRPVEISLVEVVGITELGSYVEAASGFFEVVWAYRIAQDFAKLANQGRNIQAGVILEKVIGPFSTGYLELQTRNPEDNPRVTFNYFQDPRDLRRCVQGMEIIRRVVESRSFSAFRYPFASFQSLIDFMLSVPINLRRKHIASTYSMEQFCIDTVMTIWHYHGGCQVNRVVDRDYRVLGVDALRVIDGSTFYNSPGTNPQATVMMLGRYMGLKILTER is encoded by the exons aTGGTTTCAAGAAGATTGTTTTGCGGTGTGGCTTTGGCTTTTCGGGTTCTTTTGCTCATTGCTTCTTGTTCTGCAGAAAAAG CACCGTACAAATCTTTTGCAAGAGATGCTACATCGGCTCCGCCGGCAGAGTACTACGACTACATAATAGTCGGAGGCGGAACGGCCGGATGCGCGCTGGCCGCAACCCTTTCCTCCTTCGCGAATGTACTAGTCCTCGAAAGAGGCGGCTTGCCTTACAACAACCCCAACGTCACCAACATAAGCGGCTTCGCATTCTCCCTCGCGGACACCTCCCCCACCTCCGCCGCGCAGCAATTCATCTCCACCGACGGGGTTTTCAACCACCGCGGCCGTGTCCTTGGCGGCAGCTCCGCCATCAACGCAGGGTTCTTCACCAGGGCAGGCGCGGAGTACGTCCGGGAGGTGGGGTGGGACCCACTCATGGTGAACGAATCTTACGAGTGGGTTGAGAGGAAGGTGGCGTTCGAGCCACCGGTGGCGGCGTGGCAAGCCGCCGTGAGGGACGGCCTTCTCGACGCCGGGATCTTGCCCTACAGGGGATTCACGTTCGAGCATCTGCACGGGACGAAGGTGGGAGGGTCCATTTTCGACGAAAATGGATACAGGCATACGGCGGCGGATTTGCTGGAGTATGCTGATTCAACCAAGATTCGTGTGTATTTGCATGCAACTGTTCATCAAGTCTTGTTTAGCACTGCTCCAG GACAAAGACCAAAAGCCAACGGGGTTCTCTTTAGAGATTCAAAAGGTCTACGGCACGTGGCGTATTTGAACTATGGGCCCAAGAACGAGATCATTATTTCGGCTGGGGCACTGGGCAGCCCACAACTGTTGATGTTGAGTGGTATTGGTCCAGCCCATCAACTTGAAGCCCATGGAATAAGCTTGATACTAGACCAGCACATGATGGGCCAAGGGATGTCGGACAACCCAATGAATGTGGTATTTGTTCCTTCGCCCCGGCCCGTTGAAATATCTCTTGTTGAAGTAGTGGGAATTACTGAATTAGGCAGCTATGTTGAAGCTGCTAGTGGTTTCTTTGAGGTGGTTTGGGCGTATAGAATCGCTCAAGATTTTGCCAAGTTGGCAAACCAG GGCAGAAACATACAAGCCGGAGTCATCTTAGAAAAGGTAATAGGACCATTCTCGACAGGCTATCTGGAGCTCCAAACCCGAAACCCAGAAGACAATCCACGGGTCACGTTTAACTACTTCCAAGACCCTAGAGACCTGCGAAGGTGTGTCCAAGGCATGGAGATCATAAGGCGGGTCGTCGAGTCTCGTTCATTCTCCGCATTTCGGTACCCCTTCGCTTCATTCCAATCCCTGATCGATTTCATGTTGTCGGTGCCGATAAATTTGAGGCGAAAACACATTGCATCGACATATTCGATGGAACAGTTTTGTATAGACACTGTGATGACTATATGGCATTATCATGGAGGGTGCCAAGTGAATCGGGTCGTCGATCGAGATTACCGAGTTCTTGGTGTCGATGCACTACGTGTGATCGACGGATCGACGTTTTATAATTCTCCGGGCACTAATCCTCAGGCTACTGTCATGATGCTTGGAAg GTACATGGGGCTGAAGATTTTGACCGAGAGAtga